The following proteins are co-located in the Amycolatopsis tolypomycina genome:
- a CDS encoding response regulator transcription factor — protein sequence MRILVVDDDPDVRESLQRSLEFEGYDVGTATCGTTALAAVAGDAKPDLVVLDVMMPEVDGLETCRRMRAAGERLPVLMLTARDALGDRVTGLDSGADDYLVKPFALEELLARVRALLKQNRGRRHVPAVRRFEDLELDPGSREVTRGGRRVDLTPTEFDLLTVFLDAPGKVLTKHQLRQAVWSREPSRTNNLDVYVSYLRRKTEAGGASRLLHTVRGVGFVLRAP from the coding sequence GTGCGGATCCTGGTGGTGGACGACGATCCTGACGTGCGGGAAAGCCTGCAGCGCAGCCTGGAGTTCGAGGGCTACGACGTCGGCACGGCCACCTGCGGCACCACGGCGCTGGCGGCCGTCGCCGGCGACGCGAAGCCCGACCTGGTCGTCCTCGACGTCATGATGCCCGAGGTCGACGGCCTGGAGACCTGCCGCCGGATGCGGGCGGCCGGGGAGCGGCTGCCGGTGCTGATGCTCACCGCACGCGACGCGCTCGGCGACCGGGTCACCGGCCTCGACTCCGGGGCCGACGACTACCTCGTCAAGCCGTTCGCGCTGGAGGAGCTGCTCGCCCGGGTCCGTGCGCTGCTCAAGCAGAATCGCGGCCGCCGGCACGTGCCGGCGGTCCGGCGCTTCGAAGACCTCGAGCTCGACCCCGGCTCCCGCGAGGTCACCCGCGGCGGGCGGCGGGTGGACCTCACGCCGACCGAGTTCGACCTGCTCACCGTGTTCCTCGACGCGCCGGGCAAGGTACTCACCAAGCATCAGCTGCGGCAGGCGGTGTGGAGCCGGGAACCGAGCCGTACCAACAACCTCGACGTCTATGTCAGTTACCTGCGGCGCAAGACGGAAGCGGGCGGGGCGAGCCGGCTGCTGCACACCGTCCGCGGTGTCGGATTCGTGCTGCGGGCACCGTGA